A stretch of Girardinichthys multiradiatus isolate DD_20200921_A chromosome 20, DD_fGirMul_XY1, whole genome shotgun sequence DNA encodes these proteins:
- the emc3 gene encoding ER membrane protein complex subunit 3: MAEPELLLDSNIRLWVVLPIVFITFLVGVIRHYVSILLQSDKKLTLEQVSDSQVLIRSRILRENGKYIPKQSFLMRKFYFNNQEDGFFKKTKRKVVPPSPMTDPSMLTDMMKGNVTNVLPMILIGGWINWTFSGFVTTKVPFPLTLRFKPMLQQGIELLSLDASWVSSASWYFLNVFGLRSMYSLILGQDNGADQSRIMQEQMSGAAMAMPADTNKAFKAEWEALELTDHQWALESVEDELMSRELDFDGMFNKDLPSGIF, from the exons ATGGCCGAACCGGAGCTTCTACTGGACTCCAACATAAGACTATGGGTGGTTCTACCCATTGTCTTCATCACATTTCTCGTCGGCGTGATTCGGCATTATGTGTCAATTCTTCTGCAGAGCGACAAGAAGTTGACCTTAGAGCAGGTTTCAGACAG CCAGGTTCTTATTCGGAGCAGAATTCTCAGAGAAAATGGAAAATACATTCCCAAACAG TCTTTTTTGATGAGGAAGTTCTACTTCAACAATCAAGAGGACGGCTTTTTTAAGAAGACCAAAAGGAAGGTTGTTCCACCATCTCCCATGACAG ATCCCAGCATGCTGACAGACATGATGAAAGGTAATGTCACCAACGTGCTTCCCATGATCCTCATCGGTGGCTGGATCAACTGGACCTTTTCAGGATTTGTAACAA CTAAGGTTCCCTTCCCTCTCACGTTGCGGTTTAAGCCCATGTTGCAGCAAGGAATAGAGCTGCTCTCATTAGATGCTTCCTG GGTGAGCTCAGCTTCATGGTATTTCCTGAATGTCTTTGGACTGAGAAGCATGTACTCGTTGATATTAGGTCAAGATAATG GTGCCGACCAGTCGAGGATCATGCAAGAGCAGATGAGTGGTGCTGCCATGGCCATGCCTGCAGATACAAATAAAGCTTTCAAA GCTGAGTGGGAGGCACTAGAGCTGACAGACCACCAGTGGGCGCTGGAGAGCGTGGAGGACGAACTGATGAGCAGAGAGCTGGACTTTGATGGCATGTTTAACAAGGACCTGCCAAGTGGCATCTTCTGA